In Gemmata obscuriglobus, a single genomic region encodes these proteins:
- a CDS encoding c-type cytochrome domain-containing protein produces the protein MASKRAPRDFDPEDEVPLPRNTLSTNGQWFFGSLYAGLALIGFSFGVWAGANRPKVEIVEAKKDPERSTAQATPVVKPPITPTPEPKAKEPEPEPMPKEKEKEPEPTPEPKKKEPEPEPKKKEPEPAPKKKEPEPKKVNAKPVAFKELEPIFRSYCNNCHGAAGKPKAGVDLRTAAAILKGGTGGAIVKPGDPENSPLYLSMKPPDATMPPDGKPGPNEKELKLIHDWIAGGAKPRRTVRRRR, from the coding sequence ATGGCGAGCAAACGCGCCCCGCGCGATTTCGATCCGGAAGACGAAGTTCCGCTCCCCCGTAACACCCTTTCGACAAACGGGCAGTGGTTTTTCGGCTCGCTTTACGCCGGGCTGGCCCTCATCGGGTTCAGCTTCGGCGTGTGGGCCGGTGCGAACAGACCCAAGGTCGAAATCGTTGAGGCCAAGAAAGATCCGGAACGGTCCACGGCGCAGGCGACGCCGGTCGTAAAGCCGCCGATTACTCCGACGCCCGAGCCGAAAGCCAAGGAGCCCGAACCCGAACCAATGCCCAAGGAGAAGGAAAAGGAACCGGAGCCGACTCCCGAACCCAAAAAGAAAGAACCGGAGCCCGAGCCCAAAAAGAAGGAGCCGGAACCCGCTCCCAAGAAGAAAGAGCCCGAGCCAAAGAAGGTCAACGCAAAGCCCGTCGCGTTCAAGGAATTGGAACCGATCTTCCGGTCCTACTGCAACAACTGTCACGGGGCTGCCGGCAAACCGAAGGCCGGCGTTGACCTGCGCACCGCCGCAGCCATTTTGAAGGGCGGGACGGGTGGCGCGATCGTCAAACCCGGCGACCCTGAGAACAGTCCGCTTTACCTGTCCATGAAACCGCCCGACGCGACCATGCCGCCGGACGGGAAGCCAGGGCCGAACGAGAAGGAACTGAAGCTGATTCACGATTGGATCGCCGGCGGCGCCAAGCCACGCCGCACGGTTCGTCGTCGGCGCTGA
- the hisD gene encoding histidinol dehydrogenase encodes MPALKLRRIDLSANNAAAQILKLRDQFRTDADISSAASKKRTLAVFGEALSPTRAVERICNEVREKGLSAALHYTEQFDGVKLKSDQLKVKPAELAEAHANVGADFLEVIKQIRYNVVQFQSGLLQRDAVMPVSGKHELTVRYRPLKRVGVYCPGGAAAYPSTLLMTVCPAQVAGVEQIVVCMPPNATGGYNREMLATCYELGITEVYRLGGAQAIAAMAYGVEGIKPVDMIVGPGNQYVALAKKHVFGQVAIDCIAGPSEVVVLADYSAHPDYVALDLIAQAEHSPGVAVLVTWHEQLLEEIQDALQKRLAKLSRGELARESLERYGALVFAPDEQAAIDCTNALAPEHLHIQTKDPEAILERIDNAGAVFLGPFTPVAVGDYAAGPSHVLPTGGTARFASGLTTNDFRKRTSVMHFTRNGLKEIASDVIFLANKEGLTGHAASVELRANDNGPMNRPKPKPDKVPAATTAKK; translated from the coding sequence ATGCCAGCACTCAAGCTGCGGCGGATCGACCTTTCAGCCAACAACGCCGCGGCCCAGATCCTTAAGCTTCGCGACCAGTTTCGCACCGATGCCGACATCTCATCGGCCGCCAGTAAGAAGAGGACTCTTGCCGTGTTCGGTGAGGCCCTGTCCCCGACGCGGGCCGTCGAACGCATTTGCAACGAAGTCCGAGAGAAGGGGCTGTCCGCGGCCCTGCATTACACCGAGCAATTCGATGGCGTGAAGCTGAAGTCCGACCAACTCAAGGTGAAGCCGGCGGAACTCGCCGAGGCCCACGCCAACGTCGGTGCCGACTTCCTCGAAGTCATCAAACAGATCCGGTACAACGTCGTTCAGTTCCAGTCCGGGTTGCTCCAGCGCGACGCGGTGATGCCGGTTTCCGGCAAGCACGAACTGACGGTGCGTTACCGGCCCCTGAAGCGGGTCGGCGTGTACTGCCCCGGCGGCGCCGCGGCGTACCCCTCGACGCTGCTCATGACCGTCTGCCCCGCGCAGGTGGCCGGGGTGGAGCAGATCGTCGTCTGTATGCCGCCCAACGCCACCGGCGGGTACAACCGCGAGATGCTCGCGACCTGTTACGAACTGGGCATCACCGAGGTGTATCGGCTCGGCGGCGCGCAGGCCATCGCCGCAATGGCCTATGGCGTGGAGGGGATCAAGCCGGTCGATATGATCGTCGGTCCGGGCAACCAGTACGTCGCCCTGGCGAAGAAGCACGTGTTCGGGCAAGTGGCGATCGACTGCATCGCCGGCCCGAGCGAGGTGGTGGTGCTGGCCGACTACTCGGCCCACCCCGATTACGTCGCGCTCGACCTGATCGCGCAAGCCGAACACTCCCCGGGCGTCGCCGTGCTGGTCACCTGGCACGAGCAACTCCTGGAAGAGATCCAGGACGCGCTTCAGAAGCGGCTGGCGAAACTCTCGCGCGGCGAACTGGCCCGTGAGAGCCTGGAGCGGTACGGCGCGCTCGTGTTCGCCCCGGACGAGCAGGCGGCCATCGACTGCACTAACGCGCTGGCGCCTGAGCACCTGCACATCCAGACCAAGGACCCCGAAGCCATCCTGGAGCGCATCGACAACGCCGGGGCGGTGTTCCTCGGCCCGTTCACGCCGGTCGCGGTGGGCGACTACGCCGCCGGCCCGAGTCACGTGCTCCCCACCGGCGGCACCGCCCGGTTCGCGAGCGGCCTGACCACCAACGACTTCCGCAAGCGCACCAGCGTCATGCACTTCACCCGCAACGGGCTGAAGGAGATCGCGTCGGATGTGATCTTCCTGGCCAACAAGGAAGGGCTGACCGGCCACGCCGCCAGCGTCGAACTGCGGGCCAACGACAACGGCCCGATGAACCGGCCCAAGCCGAAGCCGGATAAGGTGCCCGCCGCCACGACCGCCAAGAAGTGA
- the hisC gene encoding histidinol-phosphate transaminase → MTVRPNVRAMSGYVPGEQLNDPEIVKLNTNENPYPPSPRVFEAVRAALTPNSLRKYPQPLGDTFRKAAGRVLNVDPDAILIGNGSDDILTILTRAFVPEGGLIASPTPSYILYKSLAEIQGARFAAVPLTADWQPDADRWPRDAHLSFVPNPNSPSGTVIAPAQLAALAGLVSPAPFVCDEAYADFADGNSLALLPSVPNLIVTRTMSKSYALAGIRFGFAVARPELVRELVKVKDSYNCDVLSLAAATAAIEDQDYFRDIRAKIRATRDRMTTDLTALGFEVTPSHANFVWCRRADRALKPIYEALKARKILVRYMSYAAGPVGHPEGSAYDGLRISVGTDTEIDQLCAALRTFL, encoded by the coding sequence ATGACCGTTCGACCCAACGTCCGCGCCATGTCCGGCTACGTCCCGGGCGAGCAGCTCAACGACCCCGAAATCGTCAAGCTGAACACGAACGAGAACCCGTACCCGCCCAGCCCGCGGGTGTTCGAGGCCGTCCGCGCGGCGCTCACGCCGAACAGCCTGCGCAAGTACCCGCAGCCCCTCGGCGACACGTTCCGCAAGGCCGCCGGCCGCGTGCTGAACGTCGATCCCGACGCCATCCTGATCGGCAACGGCTCCGACGACATCCTGACCATCCTGACGCGCGCGTTCGTGCCCGAGGGCGGGCTGATCGCGTCCCCGACCCCCAGCTACATCCTCTACAAGAGCCTCGCGGAGATTCAGGGGGCGCGGTTCGCGGCTGTCCCGCTCACGGCGGACTGGCAGCCGGACGCCGACCGCTGGCCGCGCGACGCGCACCTCTCGTTCGTACCCAACCCGAACTCGCCGTCCGGTACCGTCATCGCACCCGCGCAACTGGCTGCGTTGGCTGGGCTCGTTTCCCCGGCCCCGTTTGTCTGCGACGAGGCCTACGCCGATTTCGCCGACGGCAACAGCTTGGCACTGCTCCCGAGTGTGCCGAACCTTATCGTCACACGCACGATGAGCAAGTCGTACGCGCTGGCGGGTATCCGGTTCGGGTTCGCGGTCGCCCGCCCCGAACTCGTGCGCGAGTTGGTCAAGGTAAAAGACTCCTACAACTGCGACGTGCTGAGCCTGGCCGCAGCGACTGCGGCGATCGAAGACCAGGACTATTTCCGCGACATCCGCGCGAAGATCCGCGCCACCCGCGACCGGATGACAACCGACCTCACCGCCCTTGGGTTCGAGGTGACGCCCAGCCACGCGAACTTCGTGTGGTGCCGCCGCGCGGACCGCGCTCTCAAGCCGATTTACGAGGCACTCAAAGCGCGGAAGATCCTGGTGCGGTACATGAGCTACGCCGCCGGGCCGGTCGGGCACCCGGAGGGCTCGGCTTACGACGGCCTCCGAATCTCGGTCGGAACCGATACGGAAATCGACCAACTGTGCGCCGCACTGCGGACCTTTCTCTGA
- a CDS encoding ThuA domain-containing protein: MRRIAFLLAVVALCGAGSVAQSADKNKRLLLVTHSGGFIHGSVGTAEEVLKAIGPASGFDVTCWRFTGDPDAQDKSGKTALQVYSDRFRGATKLPVEKENCGRINKETLKNFDVVLFFTTGNPLTKAELTDLREWVKAGGALCGTHCATDTQYTDTVYGDLIGGYFKGHPSGLQKIKVKVEDPKHPAAAGFTNGMDYQDEMYIFKDAPYSRERLHIIFSVSDWTNTKLPGNLVRKDGDYAIAWCREEEKGKVFYTSFGHDPKVWKDEKFQSHLFGGLRWATGQAKGDATPSGAKK; this comes from the coding sequence ATGCGGAGAATCGCGTTCCTCCTCGCCGTCGTCGCCCTGTGCGGTGCCGGTTCCGTTGCCCAGAGCGCCGATAAGAACAAGCGGCTGCTGCTGGTCACGCACAGCGGCGGGTTCATTCACGGGTCCGTTGGCACCGCCGAAGAGGTGCTGAAGGCCATCGGGCCGGCGAGCGGGTTCGATGTCACCTGCTGGCGGTTCACCGGCGACCCCGACGCACAAGACAAGAGTGGAAAGACGGCGCTACAGGTTTACAGCGACCGGTTCCGGGGCGCGACCAAGTTGCCCGTTGAGAAAGAGAACTGCGGGCGGATCAACAAGGAGACGCTCAAGAACTTCGACGTGGTGCTGTTCTTCACAACCGGCAACCCGCTGACAAAGGCCGAACTCACCGACCTGCGCGAGTGGGTGAAGGCCGGCGGCGCCCTCTGCGGCACGCACTGCGCCACCGACACGCAGTACACCGACACCGTTTACGGCGACCTGATCGGCGGGTACTTCAAGGGGCACCCGTCGGGGTTGCAGAAGATCAAGGTGAAGGTCGAGGACCCGAAGCACCCCGCCGCCGCCGGCTTCACCAACGGGATGGACTACCAGGACGAGATGTACATCTTCAAGGACGCCCCGTACTCGCGCGAGCGGTTGCACATCATCTTCAGCGTGAGCGATTGGACCAACACCAAACTGCCCGGCAACCTCGTCCGGAAGGACGGCGACTACGCGATCGCGTGGTGCCGCGAAGAGGAGAAGGGGAAGGTGTTCTACACGTCCTTCGGGCACGACCCGAAGGTGTGGAAGGACGAGAAGTTCCAGTCCCACCTGTTCGGCGGGCTGCGGTGGGCGACCGGTCAAGCGAAAGGCGACGCCACCCCGAGCGGCGCGAAGAAGTAA
- a CDS encoding MFS transporter: MSLLSPAPSLTRTAWLTVGLLWPVALLNYLDRQMLSSMKFSVMADVPDIATQENWGFMLGQFKWVYAFLSPVGGFVADRFSRRFTICGSLFVWSAVTWATGHVTSFNELLVARSLMGISEAFYIPAALALIADFHTRGTRSRAVGLHQMAIYCGVIAGGFGGYVADAPDLGWRLAFTACGVCGMLYAVPLVLLLRAAPRPPDAPIEASLSPVRAIQELLTNVSFVLLVLYFTLPALAGWVVRDWMPAILKEQFGIGQGRAGVAATIYWQAAAIGGAFLGGWLADRWMRRTERGRINVSAIGMCLIIPAMFGVGNADTLGVAVAFLVLFGLGWGFFDCNNMPILCQIVRPELRATGYGIMNLVSISCGGLADWGFGVLRDRNTPLNVIFGVFASAAVISVALVLFIRPMAERVSAPRTQADEKR, encoded by the coding sequence GTGTCGCTCCTCTCCCCCGCCCCCTCGCTCACTCGCACGGCATGGTTGACGGTCGGGCTGTTGTGGCCGGTCGCGTTGCTCAACTACCTCGACCGGCAAATGCTCTCGTCGATGAAGTTCTCGGTTATGGCCGATGTGCCCGATATCGCCACCCAGGAAAACTGGGGCTTCATGCTCGGGCAGTTCAAGTGGGTGTACGCGTTCCTCAGTCCGGTCGGCGGGTTCGTCGCGGACCGGTTCAGCCGCAGGTTCACCATTTGCGGCAGCCTGTTCGTGTGGTCCGCGGTAACGTGGGCGACCGGGCACGTCACGTCGTTCAACGAACTCTTGGTCGCGCGCTCGCTGATGGGCATCAGTGAAGCCTTTTACATCCCCGCGGCACTCGCTCTCATTGCCGACTTTCACACCCGCGGAACACGGTCTCGGGCGGTGGGCCTGCACCAGATGGCGATCTACTGTGGGGTGATCGCGGGCGGGTTCGGGGGCTACGTGGCGGACGCCCCCGACCTGGGCTGGCGGCTCGCGTTTACCGCCTGTGGCGTGTGCGGGATGCTGTACGCCGTTCCCCTCGTCCTGCTGCTTCGCGCCGCGCCGCGACCGCCCGACGCCCCGATCGAGGCGAGTCTCTCTCCCGTGCGTGCAATTCAGGAACTGTTAACGAACGTCTCGTTCGTGCTTTTGGTGCTGTACTTCACGCTTCCGGCCCTGGCGGGGTGGGTCGTGCGGGACTGGATGCCGGCCATCCTCAAGGAACAGTTCGGCATCGGTCAGGGCAGGGCAGGGGTCGCAGCCACGATCTATTGGCAGGCAGCGGCAATCGGAGGCGCGTTCCTTGGTGGATGGCTAGCGGACCGCTGGATGCGGCGTACCGAGCGCGGGCGAATCAACGTCAGTGCAATCGGCATGTGTCTCATCATCCCGGCGATGTTCGGCGTCGGGAACGCCGACACGCTCGGCGTGGCGGTCGCGTTTCTGGTGCTGTTCGGCCTCGGTTGGGGGTTCTTCGACTGCAACAACATGCCGATCCTGTGCCAGATTGTTCGACCGGAACTGCGCGCCACCGGGTACGGCATCATGAACCTCGTCAGCATCAGTTGCGGGGGACTCGCAGACTGGGGGTTCGGCGTGCTCCGCGACCGGAACACGCCGCTGAACGTCATCTTCGGCGTGTTCGCCAGCGCGGCGGTGATTTCCGTCGCTCTCGTCCTCTTCATCCGGCCGATGGCAGAACGCGTATCTGCGCCGCGCACCCAAGCTGACGAGAAACGGTGA
- a CDS encoding ACP phosphodiesterase codes for MNFLAHLHLADGDAGDMTGGIAADFVRHPDLAALAPDVLRGVMLHRAVDGFTDRNPITLRSISRISREFGWFSGIVIDIYYDHILARDWRTYSAESLRAFATRSYAVLEDRHGALPGHARDFIRTFIDQDRLNLYATREGIQDTLARVSRVIAERIPNRAMWLPDAMPLLVARDADLAVDFHAFYPELIAFAAEQKAR; via the coding sequence GTGAACTTTCTGGCGCATTTGCATTTAGCCGACGGTGATGCGGGCGACATGACCGGCGGCATCGCGGCCGATTTCGTGCGGCACCCGGACCTAGCGGCACTGGCCCCGGACGTGCTGCGCGGGGTCATGCTGCACCGGGCCGTTGACGGGTTCACCGACCGCAACCCGATCACCCTCCGCAGCATCAGCCGCATCTCCCGGGAGTTCGGCTGGTTCTCCGGGATCGTTATCGACATCTACTACGACCACATCCTCGCGCGCGACTGGCGCACCTACAGCGCGGAATCGCTGAGGGCGTTCGCGACCCGCAGTTACGCGGTGCTGGAAGACCGACACGGCGCGCTGCCCGGGCACGCACGCGACTTCATCCGCACATTCATCGATCAGGACCGGTTGAACCTTTACGCCACGCGCGAGGGGATTCAAGACACCCTGGCGCGGGTGTCGCGGGTGATCGCCGAACGGATTCCGAACCGCGCGATGTGGCTGCCCGACGCGATGCCGCTGCTCGTCGCACGCGACGCCGACTTGGCCGTGGACTTCCACGCCTTCTACCCCGAATTGATTGCGTTCGCCGCCGAGCAGAAGGCGCGCTGA
- the hisB gene encoding imidazoleglycerol-phosphate dehydratase HisB codes for MPRTARIQRKTNETEIDLTLNLDGTGTAQLATGVGFFDHMLTHIARHGLFDLSVSCKGDLHIDAHHTVEDVGICFGKALVQALGDKAGIRRFGDCTLPMDDVLATAAADLSGRPYLVWRANVPLETLGSFSSQLAEEFWRAASSTGLFNLHVVLHHGHNTHHIVEAIFKACARALRAAVEPDPRSTAVPSTKGVL; via the coding sequence ATGCCCCGTACCGCACGTATCCAGCGCAAGACGAACGAGACCGAGATCGACCTGACGTTGAACCTCGACGGCACCGGCACCGCTCAGTTGGCGACCGGCGTCGGGTTCTTCGACCACATGCTGACGCACATCGCGCGGCACGGGCTGTTCGACCTGTCGGTGAGCTGCAAGGGCGACCTGCACATCGACGCGCACCACACGGTCGAGGACGTGGGCATCTGCTTCGGCAAGGCGCTGGTTCAGGCGCTCGGCGATAAGGCCGGCATCCGGCGGTTCGGGGACTGCACGCTCCCGATGGACGACGTGCTGGCGACCGCCGCCGCGGACCTGAGCGGGCGCCCGTACCTCGTGTGGCGCGCGAACGTCCCGCTGGAAACGCTCGGATCGTTCTCCTCACAACTGGCGGAGGAGTTCTGGCGCGCCGCGAGTTCGACGGGGCTGTTCAACCTGCATGTTGTGTTGCACCACGGCCACAACACGCACCACATCGTCGAAGCCATTTTTAAGGCGTGCGCCCGTGCGCTCCGCGCGGCGGTGGAACCGGACCCGCGGTCCACCGCGGTGCCGTCCACGAAGGGCGTTCTCTAG
- a CDS encoding PP2C family protein-serine/threonine phosphatase: MTVAADFFDTEPRNWRARLAVSVEVMRELSRAADPQEMYAVFARRMVQLFPVSRHLTISRRGLRDPEYRVTRFSQWNEPVNPWKEQHRLPMHHGGLLAELLYADQPRVIDNLRLEPDDPASEYLAGQRSLVAIPHVESGPSQNMVIATRDDVDTFPRERVPDLLLLSNLFARATQTVVLSQAVKEAFDGLDYELRSIAEIQKSLLPAALPKVPHLDVAVHYQTAKRAGGDYYDFFPLPNDRLGVLIADASGHGAPAAVLMALAHSIAHTRPEPPQRPGEFLTYMNAHLTRRYTRPTGSFMTAFYAVFDPINATLSYASAGHNPPRLLRCADGFKLALNRAQKLPLGIKPDEVYLEQTLPLLPGDQVVLFTDGVIEAVNTDGDVFGSARIDEELETCLPTANALLRSILASHALFTSGTTPADDRTLVVVKRTEGSKAK, encoded by the coding sequence ATGACCGTGGCAGCCGATTTCTTCGATACCGAACCGCGGAACTGGCGGGCAAGGCTGGCCGTCAGCGTGGAGGTGATGCGCGAACTGAGTCGCGCCGCCGACCCCCAAGAGATGTACGCGGTGTTCGCGCGCCGCATGGTGCAACTGTTCCCCGTCAGCCGGCACCTGACCATCTCGCGCCGCGGGCTGCGCGACCCGGAGTACCGGGTCACGCGATTCAGCCAGTGGAACGAGCCGGTCAACCCGTGGAAGGAGCAGCACCGCTTGCCCATGCACCACGGCGGGCTGTTAGCCGAGTTGCTGTACGCCGACCAGCCGCGCGTCATCGACAACCTGCGGCTCGAACCGGACGACCCCGCGAGCGAGTACCTCGCCGGCCAGCGGTCCCTGGTCGCTATCCCGCACGTCGAGAGCGGCCCGTCGCAGAACATGGTGATCGCCACCCGCGACGATGTGGACACGTTCCCGCGCGAGCGGGTCCCGGACCTGCTGCTGCTGAGCAACCTGTTCGCCCGGGCGACGCAAACGGTGGTGCTGTCGCAGGCGGTGAAGGAAGCGTTCGACGGGCTCGACTACGAACTGCGGTCGATCGCGGAGATCCAGAAGTCGCTGCTGCCGGCCGCCCTGCCGAAGGTCCCGCACCTGGACGTGGCCGTCCACTACCAAACGGCGAAGCGGGCCGGGGGCGACTACTACGACTTCTTCCCGCTGCCGAACGACCGGTTGGGCGTGCTGATCGCCGACGCTAGCGGCCACGGCGCGCCCGCGGCGGTGCTGATGGCACTGGCCCACAGCATCGCCCACACGCGCCCCGAACCGCCGCAGCGGCCGGGCGAGTTCCTGACCTACATGAACGCGCACCTGACGCGGCGGTACACCCGCCCGACGGGCAGCTTCATGACCGCCTTCTACGCCGTCTTCGACCCGATCAACGCGACCCTGAGCTACGCGAGCGCGGGTCACAACCCGCCGCGCCTCTTGCGCTGTGCGGACGGGTTCAAGCTCGCGCTCAACCGCGCCCAGAAGCTGCCGCTCGGGATCAAGCCCGATGAAGTGTACCTCGAACAGACGCTTCCGCTGCTCCCCGGCGATCAGGTGGTGCTGTTCACCGACGGGGTGATTGAGGCGGTGAACACGGACGGCGACGTGTTCGGCTCCGCCCGGATCGACGAGGAGCTGGAGACCTGCCTCCCGACGGCGAACGCGCTGCTGCGTTCGATCCTGGCGTCGCACGCGCTGTTCACCTCGGGCACGACGCCGGCCGACGACCGCACGCTGGTGGTCGTGAAGCGAACGGAAGGCAGCAAAGCGAAGTAG